In Gemmata obscuriglobus, a single genomic region encodes these proteins:
- a CDS encoding ADP-ribosyltransferase domain-containing protein produces MSADTLPAPAPPNDPLALAELFAGGGEDWLPVLKPVIDSQPAAHTFIGPKRGQQVVPVRELTFQALKPNPPHKWKVVVFGQNPYPRAESATGIAMFDNAFGNWADSQFGKVITIRCIIKAAAMWKHKIPKATPIADIRALLKKHDTVQPPGWFQAMLTQGVLLLNAALTASADGALATDQHTAFWRPVVEKVVDHILRAKQSAAAPDRGVVFVWWGQHARNLKDVVLRLQRHYPDVKVRHIDHANPAAQGDIFCNGDHFGDVNDALRALGAEPVDWLPSVGWDRPASVAADAPADDTAARMGAFISSTMELHKLYLERLQSVKDEGLAELPAITGLLGGLLPSFAEAAAGVGKALPGLDGYFRRAQEFAGRRAGGAGAHGLTADEIAAVHLYTCESAFYRQINAALRNPDRAVVAPYHDYLRLLFSAVARLPQRRASLWRGVPLDLRGQYPVGRVVTWWGVSSCTSEVGVARAFLGSRGRRTLFEVAPVTAVGIRAFSAFTGEEEFVLAPGTRLKVVDVATERGGLSTIKLAEQAEQRLVA; encoded by the coding sequence ATGAGCGCCGACACGCTCCCCGCACCCGCCCCACCGAACGACCCGCTCGCGCTGGCCGAACTGTTCGCCGGCGGGGGCGAAGACTGGTTGCCCGTTCTCAAGCCGGTGATCGATTCGCAGCCCGCCGCCCACACGTTCATCGGCCCGAAGCGGGGGCAACAGGTCGTCCCGGTCCGCGAACTGACCTTTCAGGCGCTCAAGCCCAACCCGCCGCACAAGTGGAAAGTGGTGGTGTTCGGACAGAACCCGTACCCGCGGGCCGAGAGCGCCACCGGCATCGCCATGTTCGACAACGCGTTCGGCAACTGGGCCGACAGCCAGTTCGGCAAGGTCATCACCATCCGCTGCATCATCAAGGCGGCGGCGATGTGGAAGCACAAGATCCCCAAGGCCACGCCCATCGCCGACATCCGCGCGCTGCTCAAGAAGCACGACACCGTCCAACCGCCCGGCTGGTTCCAGGCGATGCTCACCCAAGGCGTGCTGCTGCTCAACGCCGCGCTCACCGCCAGCGCCGACGGCGCGCTCGCCACCGACCAGCACACCGCGTTCTGGCGGCCCGTCGTCGAGAAGGTGGTGGACCACATCCTGCGCGCCAAGCAGTCGGCCGCGGCGCCGGACCGCGGGGTGGTGTTCGTGTGGTGGGGCCAGCACGCCCGCAACCTGAAAGACGTGGTGCTGCGGCTCCAGCGGCACTACCCGGACGTGAAGGTGCGGCACATCGACCACGCCAACCCCGCCGCCCAGGGCGACATCTTTTGCAACGGCGACCACTTCGGCGACGTCAACGACGCCCTCCGCGCGCTCGGGGCCGAACCCGTCGACTGGCTCCCGAGCGTCGGCTGGGACCGGCCCGCCTCGGTTGCGGCCGACGCGCCCGCGGACGACACCGCTGCGCGGATGGGCGCGTTCATCTCGTCCACGATGGAACTCCACAAGCTGTACCTGGAGCGGTTGCAGAGCGTTAAGGACGAAGGGCTGGCCGAACTGCCGGCCATCACCGGGCTGCTCGGGGGGCTGCTCCCGAGCTTCGCCGAAGCGGCGGCCGGGGTCGGGAAGGCGCTGCCGGGGTTGGACGGTTATTTCCGGCGCGCCCAGGAGTTCGCGGGCCGCCGCGCGGGCGGGGCCGGCGCCCACGGGCTGACCGCCGACGAGATCGCGGCCGTTCACCTTTACACGTGCGAGTCGGCCTTCTACCGGCAAATCAACGCCGCGCTGCGGAACCCCGACCGGGCGGTCGTCGCGCCGTACCACGACTACCTGCGACTGCTATTCTCGGCCGTCGCGCGGCTGCCGCAGCGGCGCGCGAGCCTGTGGCGCGGGGTGCCGCTCGACCTCCGGGGGCAGTACCCGGTCGGCCGGGTGGTGACGTGGTGGGGCGTGTCGTCCTGCACGTCGGAGGTGGGGGTGGCGCGGGCGTTCCTCGGCTCGCGGGGCCGGCGGACGCTGTTCGAGGTCGCGCCGGTCACGGCGGTCGGCATTCGCGCCTTCTCGGCGTTCACCGGTGAAGAGGAGTTCGTGCTCGCCCCCGGCACCCGGCTGAAGGTGGTGGACGTGGCGACCGAGCGGGGCGGGCTGAGTACGATCAAGCTGGCCGAGCAAGCGGAGCAGCGGCTCGTGGCGTGA
- the ychF gene encoding redox-regulated ATPase YchF, with translation MGFECGIVGLPNVGKSTLFNALLSTMQAEAANYPFCTIEPNVGRVAVPDERLAKLAKIANSAKLIPTQLEFVDIAGLVRGASKGEGKGNEFLSHIRTVNAIIYVLRCFEDADIVHVEGSIDPLRDAEVIETELMLADLDSLEKRISSAQKKAKSGDKALAEQVGMMERAIKVLQDGKPATAVNPKDKAERKLLDSLQLLTSKPVMYVCNVEEQHAATGNALSAKVAEMAAARGASCVVVSAKIEAEISVLPSEEEKKEFLGGLGLEETGLAKVIKAGYKLLDLVTYFTVGPKEARAWTIANGTLAPAAAGVIHTDFEAGFIRAETVGYDDYIQYEGEAGAKKAGRFRLEGKEYVVQDGDVLHFRFGP, from the coding sequence ATGGGCTTCGAGTGCGGTATCGTCGGGCTGCCGAACGTCGGCAAATCGACCCTGTTCAACGCGCTGCTCTCGACCATGCAGGCCGAGGCCGCGAACTACCCGTTCTGCACCATCGAGCCGAACGTCGGGCGGGTCGCGGTGCCGGACGAGCGGCTCGCCAAACTCGCGAAGATCGCGAACTCGGCCAAGCTCATCCCGACCCAACTCGAGTTCGTGGACATCGCCGGCCTCGTGCGCGGCGCGAGCAAGGGCGAAGGGAAGGGCAACGAGTTCCTGTCCCACATCCGCACCGTGAACGCCATCATCTACGTGCTGCGGTGCTTCGAGGACGCCGACATCGTTCACGTTGAGGGCAGCATCGACCCGCTGCGCGACGCGGAGGTGATCGAGACCGAACTCATGCTCGCCGACCTCGACAGCCTCGAAAAGCGGATCTCGTCGGCGCAGAAGAAGGCCAAGAGCGGCGACAAGGCGCTGGCCGAGCAGGTCGGGATGATGGAGCGCGCGATCAAGGTGCTCCAGGACGGCAAGCCCGCCACCGCCGTCAACCCGAAGGATAAGGCCGAGCGCAAACTGCTCGATTCGCTGCAACTGCTCACCTCGAAGCCCGTGATGTACGTGTGCAACGTGGAAGAGCAGCACGCGGCGACCGGCAACGCGTTGTCCGCCAAGGTGGCGGAAATGGCCGCGGCCCGCGGGGCGTCGTGCGTAGTCGTGTCGGCCAAGATCGAGGCCGAAATATCGGTCCTGCCGAGCGAAGAAGAGAAGAAAGAGTTCCTCGGAGGGCTGGGACTGGAGGAAACGGGTTTGGCGAAGGTCATCAAGGCCGGTTACAAGCTGCTCGACCTTGTGACCTACTTCACAGTCGGTCCGAAGGAGGCCCGCGCCTGGACGATCGCGAACGGGACGCTGGCTCCGGCCGCGGCGGGCGTCATTCACACCGACTTCGAAGCCGGGTTCATCCGCGCCGAGACCGTGGGCTACGACGACTACATCCAGTACGAAGGTGAGGCCGGGGCAAAGAAAGCGGGCCGGTTCCGTTTGGAAGGCAAGGAGTACGTCGTGCAGGACGGCGACGTATTGCACTTCCGGTTCGGGCCGTGA
- a CDS encoding secondary thiamine-phosphate synthase enzyme YjbQ, which yields MKSHTEYLTFNLPTKMGFLNITPQVEDAIRKSGVSEGLVLVNSMHITASVFINDDERGLHRDFGVWLEELAPFNPDPNHYHHNRTGEDNADAHLKRQIMGREVVVAITKGKLDFGPWEQIFYGEFDGHRPKRVLVKIIGE from the coding sequence ATGAAATCGCACACCGAGTACCTGACGTTCAACCTGCCGACGAAGATGGGGTTCCTGAACATCACCCCGCAGGTCGAGGACGCGATCCGCAAAAGCGGCGTGTCGGAAGGGCTGGTGCTGGTGAACTCGATGCACATCACCGCCAGCGTGTTCATTAACGACGACGAGCGCGGGCTGCACCGCGACTTCGGGGTGTGGCTCGAGGAGCTGGCCCCGTTCAACCCGGACCCGAACCACTACCACCACAACCGCACCGGCGAGGACAACGCCGACGCCCACCTGAAGCGCCAGATCATGGGGCGGGAAGTCGTCGTGGCGATCACGAAGGGCAAGCTCGACTTCGGCCCGTGGGAGCAGATCTTCTACGGCGAGTTCGACGGCCACCGCCCCAAGCGGGTGCTGGTCAAGATCATCGGGGAGTAA
- a CDS encoding carboxylate-amine ligase translates to MKAPSLTIGIEEEYQIIDPATGELKSYITQILDEGKLILKEQIKAELHQSMVEVGTEICQTPADARNELVKLRRSISELAGRHGLVIAAAGTHPFSNWEQQEITPFERYLGVQNDMQDLARQLLIFGTHVHIGIEDRDFLIDAMNVARYFAPHILCLSTSSPFWTGRRTGLKSYRSIIFRHFPRSGMPPFFDGWPEYNGMVEAMVRTNCIPDGSKIWYDVRPNHRYPTLEFRICDVCTKVDEAVCIAAIFQAIIAKLWKLRRDNLTFRVYPTELIEENKWRAVRYGLDGKMLDLGKQKEVPVRELIHELIDWFLRDVLDELGTRAEVEYAYKIMEGGSSADRQLKTFNEVGSTRAVVSQLVRETQEGVS, encoded by the coding sequence ATGAAAGCCCCGTCGCTCACGATCGGCATTGAGGAAGAGTACCAGATCATCGATCCTGCGACGGGTGAGTTGAAGTCGTACATCACCCAGATCCTTGACGAGGGGAAGCTGATCCTCAAGGAGCAGATCAAGGCCGAGCTGCACCAGTCGATGGTGGAGGTCGGGACGGAGATCTGCCAGACGCCGGCCGACGCGCGCAACGAGCTGGTGAAGCTGCGCCGGAGCATTTCCGAACTGGCCGGGCGGCACGGGCTGGTCATCGCGGCGGCCGGCACGCACCCGTTTTCGAACTGGGAGCAGCAGGAGATCACCCCGTTCGAGCGGTACCTCGGCGTGCAGAACGACATGCAGGATCTGGCCCGCCAACTGCTCATCTTCGGCACTCACGTTCACATCGGGATCGAGGACCGCGACTTCCTCATCGACGCGATGAACGTGGCGCGGTACTTCGCGCCGCACATCCTCTGCCTCAGCACCTCGTCCCCGTTCTGGACCGGGCGCCGGACCGGGCTCAAGAGCTACCGGTCGATCATTTTCCGTCACTTCCCGCGGTCCGGGATGCCGCCGTTCTTCGACGGGTGGCCCGAGTACAACGGGATGGTGGAGGCGATGGTCCGCACCAACTGCATCCCGGACGGGTCCAAGATCTGGTACGACGTGCGCCCCAACCACCGGTACCCGACGCTCGAGTTCCGCATCTGCGACGTGTGCACAAAGGTGGACGAGGCGGTGTGCATCGCCGCCATCTTCCAGGCGATCATCGCCAAACTGTGGAAGCTGCGGCGCGACAACCTGACGTTCCGCGTGTACCCCACGGAGCTGATCGAGGAGAACAAGTGGCGCGCGGTGCGGTACGGGCTCGACGGCAAGATGCTCGACCTCGGCAAGCAGAAGGAGGTGCCGGTCCGCGAACTCATCCACGAGCTGATCGACTGGTTCCTGCGCGACGTGCTCGACGAACTGGGGACGCGCGCCGAGGTGGAATACGCCTATAAGATTATGGAGGGCGGCTCCAGCGCCGACCGGCAGTTGAAAACGTTCAACGAGGTCGGCAGCACCCGGGCCGTGGTGAGCCAGTTGGTGCGCGAGACGCAGGAAGGCGTTTCGTGA
- a CDS encoding macro domain-containing protein — protein MTTSQLPALKVVLVDVNRAVTDAWEAVFADVPNVEIVRGSITARRTDAWVTPTNSLGRMDGGVDAAVNRHFRGRIQALVQDEIAKRYGGTMPVGAATCVPTGGLRPRFLISTPTMVQSAQDISDTLNVALACAAAFQAVHMQNAKEPGSIESLALPGLGAATGRVPPRVCANLMWTAFTLFSEYVFRDYDTLRTAVLSQLGGHDLEGEEPVRVSVPKGLDAQPFVVGPNANWRRCHSGEMTSSVRVEGAPDKMGGTPSNEEPP, from the coding sequence ATGACTACCTCTCAACTGCCGGCGCTGAAGGTCGTTCTGGTGGACGTCAACCGGGCCGTCACCGACGCCTGGGAGGCGGTATTTGCAGACGTGCCCAACGTCGAAATCGTCCGCGGTTCGATCACCGCCCGCCGCACGGACGCCTGGGTCACGCCCACCAACTCACTCGGGCGGATGGACGGCGGAGTGGACGCGGCCGTTAACCGCCACTTCCGCGGGCGCATTCAGGCGCTGGTTCAGGACGAGATCGCGAAACGGTACGGCGGAACGATGCCGGTGGGCGCGGCGACGTGCGTGCCGACCGGCGGGCTCCGCCCGCGGTTCCTGATTTCCACCCCAACAATGGTGCAGTCCGCCCAGGACATCAGTGACACGTTGAACGTGGCTCTGGCGTGCGCGGCTGCATTTCAGGCGGTCCACATGCAGAACGCAAAGGAACCGGGGAGCATCGAGTCCTTGGCGCTGCCCGGGCTCGGCGCCGCGACCGGCCGGGTGCCGCCGCGGGTGTGCGCCAACCTGATGTGGACCGCCTTCACCCTGTTCAGCGAGTACGTGTTCAGGGACTACGACACCCTGCGCACGGCGGTGTTGAGCCAGCTTGGCGGACACGACCTGGAAGGGGAAGAGCCGGTTCGCGTGTCCGTCCCGAAAGGGTTGGACGCGCAACCGTTCGTCGTCGGGCCGAACGCGAACTGGAGGCGGTGCCACTCGGGCGAAATGACTTCGTCCGTCCGCGTTGAAGGCGCTCCGGATAAGATGGGCGGGACGCCCTCGAACGAGGAACCGCCATGA
- a CDS encoding phosphopantothenoylcysteine decarboxylase, with protein sequence MRVLISAGNTVVPIDPLRCIGTVFRGRTGANIALEAHRRGHSVHLLTSAPDVLRPSDVPRDRWVTEQYRTFDELHNAMARTLTNNETDAFIHSAAVSDYRIAGAYTPASGVPFHPESQPQGNDSGLTCVPTDAPEVWLRLVPTPKLVNLVRTPWGFSGVLVKFKLEVGADEQQLLETAEASRVQSRADLVVANTLSGLTFVGPVRGAYRRLRSRRELATRLLDAVEGLAAERAGGAS encoded by the coding sequence GTGCGTGTTCTCATCTCGGCCGGGAATACGGTAGTGCCGATCGACCCGTTGCGGTGCATCGGTACCGTGTTCCGCGGGCGCACCGGCGCGAACATCGCACTCGAAGCGCATCGCCGCGGGCACTCCGTCCACTTGCTCACGTCTGCCCCCGATGTGCTACGGCCGAGCGATGTGCCGCGCGACCGGTGGGTGACAGAACAATATCGCACGTTCGACGAACTCCACAACGCTATGGCCCGAACGCTCACGAATAACGAGACGGACGCATTCATTCACTCCGCGGCCGTCAGCGACTATCGGATCGCCGGTGCCTACACCCCCGCCTCTGGCGTACCGTTTCACCCCGAATCACAACCGCAAGGAAACGATTCCGGGCTCACGTGCGTGCCCACCGACGCTCCGGAAGTGTGGCTCCGACTGGTACCGACTCCGAAGCTCGTCAACTTGGTGCGCACGCCCTGGGGATTTTCCGGCGTGCTGGTCAAGTTCAAGCTCGAAGTGGGAGCCGACGAGCAGCAATTGCTGGAAACTGCCGAAGCGTCACGGGTCCAATCGCGCGCCGATCTGGTCGTCGCGAACACGCTGTCGGGGCTGACGTTCGTCGGCCCAGTGCGTGGCGCGTACCGGCGGCTGCGGAGCCGCCGGGAACTGGCCACGCGCCTTCTCGATGCGGTCGAAGGGCTCGCGGCAGAGCGCGCCGGGGGAGCATCATGA
- the lhgO gene encoding L-2-hydroxyglutarate oxidase: MHTTDVLIVGGGIVGLGTGLALAGRATVTVIEAEGHLAQHQTGHNSGVIHSGLYYKPGSAKALNCAAGRELMYQFCAENGVPHDRCGKLVVATDESELPALAELERRGTANGLTGIRRLSAAEVREIEPHVKGVAALRVPETGIVDYKAVSEVYARKITDAGGSVHTSTQFLGCRTEPDALTVETNAGPVRAKLLVNCAGLHSDRVARLCGIEPGVRIVPFRGEYYVLKPRAQHLCRHLIYPVPDARLPFLGVHFTRMIGGGVECGPNAVLAFKREGYRFRDVDLSDLAELAVNPGFWKMARKFWRVGLHEMYRSLSRRAFWHALRKLIPEVSFHDLVPAGAGVRAQAVAPDGKLVDDFFVCQAPRMIHVLNAPSPAATASLAIGRSIADAVLKELA, encoded by the coding sequence ATGCACACGACGGACGTACTCATCGTCGGCGGCGGGATCGTCGGGCTCGGAACGGGCCTGGCACTCGCGGGGCGCGCCACGGTCACGGTGATCGAGGCGGAAGGTCACCTCGCGCAGCACCAGACCGGTCACAACAGCGGGGTCATTCACTCCGGACTGTACTACAAGCCGGGGTCCGCGAAGGCGCTCAACTGCGCCGCCGGCCGGGAACTCATGTACCAGTTCTGCGCTGAGAACGGCGTCCCGCACGACCGGTGCGGCAAACTGGTAGTCGCTACCGACGAGAGCGAACTGCCCGCGCTGGCGGAACTCGAGCGGCGCGGCACCGCGAACGGGCTCACCGGCATTCGGCGGTTGAGCGCCGCCGAGGTGCGCGAGATCGAGCCGCACGTGAAGGGCGTCGCGGCGCTCCGCGTGCCCGAAACCGGCATCGTGGACTACAAGGCCGTGTCCGAAGTGTACGCCCGGAAAATTACCGATGCCGGTGGGAGCGTACACACGAGCACCCAGTTCCTGGGCTGTCGCACGGAACCGGACGCGCTGACCGTCGAGACCAACGCCGGCCCGGTTCGTGCGAAACTACTCGTGAACTGCGCGGGCCTCCACTCGGACCGGGTCGCGCGGCTGTGTGGCATCGAGCCGGGAGTACGGATCGTGCCTTTTCGCGGTGAGTATTACGTACTGAAGCCGCGGGCGCAGCACCTGTGCCGGCACCTGATCTACCCCGTTCCGGACGCCCGGCTGCCGTTCCTGGGCGTTCACTTCACGCGCATGATCGGCGGCGGGGTGGAGTGCGGTCCCAACGCGGTGCTCGCGTTCAAGCGGGAAGGGTACCGGTTCCGCGACGTGGACCTCTCGGACCTGGCCGAATTAGCGGTTAACCCGGGCTTTTGGAAGATGGCGCGGAAGTTCTGGCGCGTGGGGCTGCACGAGATGTACCGGTCGCTGAGCCGGCGGGCGTTCTGGCACGCGCTGCGGAAGCTGATCCCCGAAGTGTCATTTCACGACCTCGTCCCCGCCGGGGCGGGGGTGCGCGCACAAGCCGTGGCCCCCGACGGGAAACTGGTGGACGACTTCTTCGTCTGCCAGGCTCCGCGGATGATTCACGTTCTGAACGCGCCGTCGCCCGCCGCGACCGCGTCACTTGCGATCGGACGCAGCATCGCGGATGCGGTGCTGAAGGAACTCGCGTAA
- a CDS encoding pentapeptide repeat-containing protein has translation MPDRRPDIYGEDGVRFFRTWIGVGRPFGLAPSRPEDDVEATEHSLANLSLPRTFFGKSEISSISFRNTNLSESTLCWNDFIEVDFTEADLSGADLRASLFRRVAFVRANLQNTDLRRSNFKECDFTAADMAGARLTRKQGEGIYLSDKQQKVIDWQESEGDEPLGG, from the coding sequence ATGCCTGACCGTCGCCCCGACATCTATGGAGAAGACGGCGTGCGGTTCTTTCGCACCTGGATCGGGGTGGGGCGTCCGTTCGGGTTGGCACCTTCGAGGCCTGAAGACGACGTGGAGGCGACCGAACATTCCCTCGCCAACTTGAGTCTTCCTCGTACCTTCTTCGGCAAGTCGGAGATCAGTTCGATCTCTTTTAGGAACACGAACCTATCCGAATCCACTCTCTGCTGGAACGACTTCATCGAAGTCGACTTTACGGAAGCCGACCTATCGGGAGCTGACTTGCGTGCTTCGCTCTTCAGGCGAGTCGCTTTCGTGCGGGCTAACCTGCAAAACACCGACCTTCGCCGCTCCAACTTCAAGGAGTGCGATTTCACGGCTGCGGACATGGCCGGGGCGAGGCTAACTCGGAAACAAGGCGAGGGCATCTATCTTTCCGACAAGCAGCAAAAGGTGATCGATTGGCAGGAGAGCGAGGGTGATGAGCCTCTCGGTGGATGA